A DNA window from Acetobacter aceti NBRC 14818 contains the following coding sequences:
- the cydD gene encoding thiol reductant ABC exporter subunit CydD, producing the protein MSESKAAIKAWTKTQARLGLRAVRPSIVLGIVSSLTGAAQFWCVANILGPALTDFVTPSGHGAGTPVPVWPLPAFVFLALLRIAINFLSENASAMAGRRARSRLRNEVLGSIVGAGPAVLRHAHSGALAALAVDRIEALDGYFTRWAPASVLWVASPFVLAVLTAFVQPRAALILALCGLFVPFAQALFGIGAAVASRKQFLAMTRLQARFLDRMRGIATIVLAGRADDEAQRLGQAADDLRKRTMKILRVAFLSSASIDCAMIVALILIALIDGRHVQAAIHTTDAATFRSMVTASLFALLIVPEFFAPLRGLALAYQDRALVQGAAEDILALPAEVAATGETHQLRVAANDGVAIAFENVSFVWDEARGRALDDVSFSVAAGETVILSGPSGAGKSTVMELLLGFIKPTSGRITFNGVDMQTIAPTSLMRLISWIGQRPILFAGSLRENILFARPDATEEELEQAVHAASVDRFLDSLPDGIETMIGEGGFGLSGGQAQRIAIARAYLKNAPVLLLDEPTAYLDPVTEGDVFESLETLAQHRTVILASHSTALQVFQGQRIELSEGRIAGAGGEAG; encoded by the coding sequence ATGAGTGAGAGTAAGGCAGCCATAAAGGCCTGGACCAAGACGCAGGCGCGTCTGGGACTGCGTGCGGTGCGTCCGTCCATTGTTCTGGGCATTGTTTCCAGTCTGACGGGAGCCGCCCAGTTCTGGTGCGTGGCCAATATCCTCGGCCCGGCGCTGACAGATTTCGTGACTCCTTCAGGCCATGGCGCAGGAACACCGGTTCCGGTCTGGCCTCTGCCTGCTTTTGTCTTCCTCGCGCTTCTTCGTATCGCAATCAATTTTCTCAGTGAAAATGCCTCCGCGATGGCAGGACGACGCGCCCGTAGTCGCTTGCGGAACGAAGTGCTCGGCTCAATCGTCGGGGCTGGCCCTGCCGTGCTGCGTCATGCGCATAGTGGTGCTCTGGCGGCGCTGGCGGTCGACCGGATCGAAGCGCTGGATGGCTACTTCACCCGGTGGGCTCCGGCTTCCGTGCTGTGGGTGGCCTCGCCGTTCGTGCTGGCCGTGCTGACCGCGTTCGTGCAGCCTCGTGCAGCCTTGATTCTGGCGCTCTGCGGTCTCTTCGTGCCGTTCGCGCAGGCGCTGTTCGGCATTGGCGCCGCTGTCGCGTCCCGCAAGCAGTTCCTCGCCATGACCCGGCTTCAGGCCCGCTTTCTGGATCGCATGCGCGGCATCGCCACCATCGTTCTGGCGGGCCGTGCGGACGATGAGGCCCAACGTCTCGGGCAGGCTGCCGATGATCTGCGTAAACGGACAATGAAAATCCTGCGGGTGGCGTTTCTGTCTTCCGCTTCCATCGACTGCGCCATGATCGTTGCGCTCATCCTGATTGCACTGATCGACGGACGGCATGTTCAGGCCGCCATTCATACGACCGATGCCGCGACATTCCGCTCAATGGTAACGGCCAGCCTCTTTGCGCTGCTGATTGTTCCGGAATTTTTCGCGCCTCTGCGTGGGTTGGCGCTCGCCTATCAGGATCGTGCGCTCGTGCAGGGAGCCGCCGAAGATATTCTGGCGCTCCCGGCAGAGGTTGCCGCCACGGGCGAGACACATCAGCTTCGCGTGGCGGCCAATGACGGCGTGGCGATCGCGTTTGAAAATGTTTCGTTTGTCTGGGATGAGGCACGCGGGCGGGCGCTGGACGATGTCTCGTTCTCGGTCGCAGCCGGAGAAACCGTGATTCTTTCCGGTCCATCGGGAGCAGGCAAGTCCACGGTGATGGAACTGCTGTTGGGCTTCATCAAACCGACTTCCGGACGCATTACGTTCAACGGCGTCGATATGCAGACGATCGCCCCGACAAGTCTGATGCGCCTGATCTCCTGGATCGGACAGCGACCGATCCTGTTCGCAGGCTCATTGCGGGAAAATATCCTTTTCGCCCGACCGGACGCCACCGAGGAAGAACTGGAACAGGCTGTTCACGCAGCTTCTGTGGACCGCTTCCTCGACAGTCTGCCGGACGGAATTGAAACCATGATCGGCGAGGGCGGGTTTGGTCTGTCCGGTGGGCAGGCGCAACGCATCGCGATTGCCCGTGCCTATCTGAAGAACGCGCCGGTTCTGCTGCTGGATGAGCCAACGGCCTATCTCGATCCAGTGACGGAAGGAGATGTTTTCGAGAGCCTTGAAACATTGGCTCAGCATCGCACCGTAATTCTCGCCAGTCATTCGACGGCGCTTCAGGTGTTTCAGGGACAGAGGATCGAACTGTCAGAGGGCCGGATTGCCGGTGCCGGAGGAGAGGCAGGATGA
- the cobT gene encoding nicotinate-nucleotide--dimethylbenzimidazole phosphoribosyltransferase, which produces MSTPPFADIDSLRALCREPALSDPIAINQIAEREATLTKPAGSLGRLEELTSWLGAWQRRSTPRLERVQTIIFAGNHGVAAQGVSAWPSDVTALMVQNFRNGGAAINQLSRYAGTTLTVETLEDLRPTADFTQTAAMDDETFLRTLTRGFNAVSPETDLLCLGEMGIGNTTPAAALSAALFGGDGKEWAGRGAGNDDDAMLRKISAIDRALELHRSSFADPLQIARRLGGHELAAIMGAVIAARMHGIPMLLDGFVCTAAVAPLYVLHPEGLTHCRISHCSAEPGHIRLATLLGQKPLLDFGLRLGEASGATLAVPLIRAALACHTGMHTFAEAGIAG; this is translated from the coding sequence ATGAGCACGCCCCCTTTTGCAGACATAGACAGTCTGCGCGCCCTGTGTCGCGAACCCGCATTGAGCGATCCCATCGCCATAAACCAGATTGCCGAACGTGAGGCCACACTCACCAAACCGGCCGGCAGTCTCGGGCGACTGGAAGAACTGACCTCATGGCTTGGCGCGTGGCAACGGCGCAGCACTCCGCGACTTGAACGCGTCCAGACGATCATCTTCGCAGGCAATCACGGCGTCGCAGCGCAGGGCGTCTCGGCATGGCCATCGGATGTGACCGCCCTGATGGTTCAGAATTTCCGTAATGGTGGTGCGGCCATCAATCAGCTTTCCCGGTATGCCGGGACAACCCTGACTGTGGAAACGCTGGAAGATCTTCGCCCAACAGCGGATTTCACGCAGACCGCCGCCATGGACGACGAGACGTTTCTGCGGACGCTCACGCGCGGATTCAATGCCGTTTCACCCGAAACAGATCTGCTGTGCCTAGGCGAAATGGGCATCGGCAACACAACACCTGCCGCGGCTCTTTCGGCTGCACTCTTCGGTGGCGACGGAAAAGAGTGGGCCGGGCGCGGTGCAGGCAATGACGATGACGCCATGCTCCGCAAGATTTCCGCCATCGACCGTGCGCTGGAACTCCATCGTAGCTCTTTCGCCGACCCACTACAGATCGCACGGCGACTGGGCGGTCATGAACTCGCGGCCATCATGGGAGCCGTCATTGCCGCAAGAATGCATGGTATTCCCATGCTTCTGGACGGTTTCGTCTGCACGGCCGCCGTCGCTCCCCTTTATGTCCTGCATCCTGAAGGGCTGACGCACTGCCGGATCTCGCATTGCTCTGCCGAGCCCGGCCACATACGCCTGGCGACTCTTCTGGGGCAAAAACCGCTTCTGGATTTTGGTCTTCGTCTGGGGGAAGCATCCGGCGCCACGCTTGCCGTGCCGTTGATTCGGGCGGCGCTTGCCTGTCATACCGGCATGCATACCTTTGCCGAGGCCGGGATTGCCGGATAA
- a CDS encoding ISL3 family transposase — protein MSRLRSLDLPRSLVVRRVVALDNRVEIEVGLRKRSAVCPDCQCPTQRIHSFYQRKLADLPWQGRPATLIVSVPRFFCQTMLCPRRTFVMPLEGITVRHGRQTTRLADLHYYIAHTLGGSAGARMTVRLCCPISADTLVRRLLSRVQNTTKGTALTRVVGVDDWAWRRGHHYGTIVVDLEKNDVIDLLPDRDADTLARWLQVHPGIEIIARDRAGTYADGCRRGAPSALQVTDRWHLLKNLSDAFVSILDRFTTTVRTLTRQMNVSTVVSKISETIRAHPEEAQAVVRSASGERRDILFKEALALKTAGHSIQAIATTIGVERKTVRRWFQRGHAPPWKRTVPSRSILVPYTAHLEKRWSEGCRNSRQLWRELLEQGFAGQYGTVWKWVATRQGCSAKLVPSAHVVAPRGRRLARLLLAEDPLSAGQEGLLVPALLEAEPHLAVTLCWLRKMQTLLCKRGDTCTGGDLKALLEEGKTTLLSRLIPALERDAAAIEASLVTPWTTSPVEGQISRLKMIKRTMFGRAGFELLRARVLQPA, from the coding sequence GTGTCACGCCTTCGGTCTCTTGATCTTCCCCGTTCCCTCGTCGTTCGTCGTGTTGTTGCACTGGATAACAGAGTGGAGATCGAAGTCGGTCTGCGAAAACGGAGTGCAGTGTGTCCGGACTGTCAGTGCCCGACACAACGCATTCACAGTTTCTATCAGAGAAAACTCGCGGATCTTCCATGGCAGGGCCGTCCAGCCACGCTGATCGTTTCTGTGCCGCGCTTTTTCTGCCAGACGATGCTTTGTCCACGTCGGACGTTTGTCATGCCCCTTGAGGGGATAACCGTGCGTCATGGCAGACAGACCACACGTCTTGCCGATCTTCATTATTATATCGCCCACACCCTGGGCGGTTCCGCTGGAGCACGAATGACCGTGCGCCTGTGTTGCCCCATCAGCGCGGATACTCTTGTCCGCCGTCTTCTCTCACGTGTGCAGAACACCACAAAAGGCACGGCCCTTACACGTGTGGTGGGGGTGGATGACTGGGCATGGCGGCGGGGACATCACTATGGAACGATTGTGGTCGATCTTGAGAAAAATGATGTCATTGACCTCCTGCCAGATCGGGACGCTGATACCCTTGCCCGATGGCTGCAGGTCCACCCCGGTATTGAAATCATTGCCAGAGACCGTGCCGGTACTTATGCAGACGGATGCCGCAGAGGCGCACCATCCGCTCTTCAGGTGACAGACCGCTGGCATCTGCTGAAGAACCTGTCAGACGCTTTTGTCAGCATTCTGGACCGTTTTACGACGACTGTCAGGACCCTGACACGACAGATGAACGTATCAACGGTCGTAAGCAAAATATCTGAAACAATCAGAGCGCATCCAGAAGAGGCGCAGGCGGTCGTCAGGTCAGCCTCTGGGGAACGGCGTGACATTCTTTTCAAGGAAGCTCTTGCCCTGAAAACAGCGGGACACAGCATTCAGGCTATCGCCACAACGATCGGGGTAGAGAGAAAAACCGTGCGGCGCTGGTTTCAGCGGGGCCATGCACCACCATGGAAAAGAACGGTTCCGTCACGCAGCATACTCGTGCCTTACACAGCCCACCTGGAAAAGAGATGGTCCGAAGGATGTCGCAATAGTCGTCAGCTATGGCGGGAACTCCTGGAGCAGGGCTTTGCAGGACAATATGGCACCGTCTGGAAATGGGTGGCGACGCGACAGGGATGTTCCGCGAAACTCGTTCCTTCCGCGCATGTCGTTGCACCTCGGGGACGCAGACTTGCGCGGCTTCTCCTCGCAGAGGATCCGTTATCTGCCGGACAGGAGGGACTGCTGGTTCCTGCCCTTCTGGAAGCTGAACCGCACCTTGCCGTCACACTCTGCTGGCTCAGGAAAATGCAGACCCTGCTCTGTAAAAGGGGTGACACCTGCACGGGAGGCGATCTGAAGGCTCTGCTGGAAGAAGGAAAGACGACGCTGCTGTCACGTCTGATTCCCGCGCTTGAACGGGATGCGGCTGCCATTGAAGCGTCTCTTGTCACACCTTGGACAACCAGCCCGGTTGAAGGACAGATCAGCCGACTGAAAATGATCAAGCGAACCATGTTCGGAAGAGCAGGCTTCGAACTCCTCAGGGCGCGTGTCCTTCAGCCCGCATAA
- the cobS gene encoding adenosylcobinamide-GDP ribazoletransferase, whose product MPDNRNNRSISGRVAADLLAALGLFTRLPLHWLEKHAADVDLRRSIWVWPLTGGLIGGLTACAMWLGSAAHLPPAVSAICAVMVQLLITGGLHEDGLADCADGLVGGRTPERRLDIMRDSRIGSYGALALGTAVALRCACIASLPATLLFPSLILAGSLARATMLLELKWGKSARQDGLASALFPLPPRPLAAALLTPLLLAMMLIPADKIVAPFAASLFATFLMHRFSMQKIGGFTGDILGAEAVLAELAVLVTLTAQAG is encoded by the coding sequence TTGCCGGATAATCGCAACAACAGATCGATTTCGGGACGTGTCGCCGCCGACCTTCTCGCGGCTCTTGGCCTGTTCACACGCCTGCCCCTGCACTGGCTCGAAAAACACGCGGCAGACGTCGATCTTCGCCGTTCGATCTGGGTCTGGCCGCTTACAGGCGGCCTGATTGGCGGGCTGACGGCATGCGCCATGTGGCTTGGCTCTGCCGCACACCTTCCTCCGGCTGTCTCGGCTATCTGCGCTGTCATGGTGCAACTGCTGATCACAGGCGGATTGCATGAGGACGGGCTTGCGGATTGTGCCGACGGACTGGTCGGCGGCAGAACGCCGGAGCGCCGTCTGGATATCATGCGGGACAGCCGTATCGGTTCCTATGGAGCTCTGGCGTTGGGCACTGCGGTTGCGCTCCGCTGCGCCTGTATAGCTTCCCTGCCCGCAACTCTCCTGTTTCCATCACTGATTCTGGCAGGCAGTCTCGCGCGTGCGACCATGCTACTGGAACTGAAGTGGGGAAAGTCCGCGCGACAGGATGGGCTTGCCAGCGCCCTGTTTCCTCTGCCTCCCCGACCTTTGGCAGCGGCGCTCCTTACGCCGTTGCTGCTTGCGATGATGCTGATCCCTGCTGATAAAATCGTTGCTCCATTTGCTGCGAGCCTATTTGCGACCTTTCTGATGCATCGATTCAGTATGCAAAAGATTGGCGGGTTTACCGGCGATATCCTTGGAGCAGAAGCCGTGCTT
- a CDS encoding carbohydrate porin, whose product MSRQTVMLKTTQMLRFDIRKAVVGVLACFLTVGSVDEAAARSPYTHQTNQPQKGNVFYDPSPDVSNPPMYGEGQEIVPLYQSIPGFLQAPYGPPSFGPPYGTSHLFGDWGGIQPWLQKRGVYVAVNVYESLSGNPIGGKKQTVTDAGQVGVTLDIDWQKILNAGHWSDNFWLHMLAVNGHGRNLSAEFGDNANQVQQIYGARGNVVAHLVWAYFEKSMYHNKVDLAMGWIPTGTFFNNSPWGCSFMNVWMCGNVTPTKYLNGGRDWPSGNIGTVLRLMPTRHFYIMGGLFAVSPHAYNGGISGWAWAQPGLGKLSTEVELGWIPEFGRDHLIGHYKVGAMYDNSKYDDLYRDIYGHAWVTSGQPARRQSGQTSMWVMIDQMLVRHGDGPMNGFIIGGQYSYASGQTSAMKNHLVGVIMDTGHWWNRPKDMVGFAFQWAEFSRSAIRQQEASQAAGLPFQGTNFGVPYGIQSHENIYEFFYTIQVMPGISVQPDFQYIQRPGGSTVFKNAAVFSSAFSFTL is encoded by the coding sequence ATGTCACGGCAGACCGTCATGTTGAAAACAACCCAAATGCTCCGTTTCGATATCCGCAAGGCTGTCGTAGGTGTGCTTGCGTGCTTTCTGACTGTCGGTTCTGTTGATGAGGCTGCGGCGCGATCGCCCTATACACACCAGACGAATCAGCCCCAGAAAGGCAACGTATTCTACGATCCTTCCCCCGATGTCTCGAATCCTCCCATGTATGGAGAGGGGCAGGAGATCGTTCCCCTCTATCAGTCGATCCCGGGATTTCTTCAGGCTCCCTACGGACCACCATCATTCGGGCCGCCTTACGGCACTTCGCATCTTTTCGGTGACTGGGGTGGCATTCAGCCGTGGCTGCAGAAGCGTGGTGTTTACGTAGCGGTCAATGTCTATGAGAGTCTTTCGGGCAATCCCATCGGCGGCAAGAAGCAGACCGTGACGGATGCCGGACAGGTTGGTGTCACTCTGGATATTGACTGGCAGAAAATTCTGAATGCTGGCCACTGGTCAGACAATTTCTGGTTGCACATGCTGGCGGTCAACGGACACGGCAGAAACCTGAGTGCCGAGTTTGGCGATAATGCCAACCAGGTGCAGCAGATTTACGGTGCGCGTGGTAACGTCGTGGCCCATCTTGTGTGGGCTTATTTTGAAAAATCGATGTACCACAACAAGGTTGATCTGGCGATGGGCTGGATTCCGACTGGGACGTTCTTCAATAACTCTCCTTGGGGCTGCTCATTCATGAACGTGTGGATGTGCGGTAACGTCACGCCGACAAAATATCTGAATGGTGGTCGCGACTGGCCGTCGGGTAACATTGGGACGGTGCTGCGTCTGATGCCGACAAGGCATTTCTACATTATGGGCGGTCTGTTTGCAGTGTCTCCCCACGCCTATAACGGCGGTATCTCTGGCTGGGCATGGGCGCAGCCGGGACTTGGAAAGCTTTCGACGGAAGTGGAACTGGGGTGGATTCCGGAATTCGGAAGAGACCATCTGATCGGCCACTACAAGGTCGGCGCGATGTATGACAATTCAAAATATGACGATCTGTACAGGGATATCTACGGTCATGCCTGGGTGACGTCGGGACAGCCTGCGCGGCGTCAGAGCGGGCAGACCTCCATGTGGGTCATGATCGACCAGATGCTGGTGCGTCATGGTGATGGACCAATGAATGGTTTCATCATCGGCGGTCAGTACAGTTACGCCTCGGGTCAGACCTCGGCGATGAAGAATCACCTTGTCGGGGTGATCATGGATACTGGCCACTGGTGGAACAGGCCGAAGGATATGGTCGGGTTTGCATTCCAGTGGGCAGAGTTCAGCCGTTCGGCCATCAGGCAGCAGGAAGCGTCTCAGGCTGCGGGGCTGCCGTTCCAGGGGACGAATTTCGGTGTGCCGTATGGCATCCAGTCTCATGAAAACATCTATGAGTTTTTCTACACGATCCAGGTCATGCCCGGCATCAGTGTGCAGCCTGATTTCCAGTATATCCAGCGGCCCGGCGGAAGCACGGTCTTCAAGAATGCCGCTGTCTTCAGCTCGGCGTTCAGCTTTACGCTCTGA
- a CDS encoding sigma-70 family RNA polymerase sigma factor — MADTFQTQIVAILPKLRVQALALTRNRAQAEDLVQDAVCNALGARDSFIPGTNFAAWMHRILRNRFISDLRKRRATTDIDDLPGDMLSSKADHEDRLAVKDLSFALARLPADQREALVLVVLQGMSYQELAEATGCAVGTAKSRVFRARRQLEAWMMGELPESDRLRQQAMALRHEVEERRKHFDNRPVVTNAAVV, encoded by the coding sequence ATGGCTGATACCTTCCAGACCCAGATCGTTGCTATCCTGCCGAAGCTTCGCGTGCAGGCTCTTGCTCTCACCAGAAATCGTGCCCAGGCAGAAGATCTGGTGCAGGATGCTGTATGCAACGCTCTTGGAGCTCGTGACAGCTTTATTCCCGGAACAAATTTCGCGGCATGGATGCATCGGATCCTGCGGAATCGCTTCATCTCGGATCTGCGCAAGCGCAGAGCGACGACGGACATTGATGACCTTCCTGGGGACATGCTTTCCAGCAAGGCCGACCATGAAGATCGTCTGGCTGTAAAGGATCTGAGTTTTGCTCTCGCGCGCCTGCCTGCTGACCAGCGTGAGGCGCTGGTCTTGGTGGTGTTACAGGGTATGAGCTACCAGGAGCTTGCTGAAGCGACTGGTTGTGCGGTAGGAACGGCCAAAAGCCGTGTTTTCCGTGCGCGCCGCCAGCTTGAAGCCTGGATGATGGGAGAGTTGCCTGAGAGTGATCGTCTGCGTCAGCAAGCGATGGCTTTGCGCCATGAGGTTGAAGAGCGCCGTAAACATTTCGATAATCGTCCTGTGGTAACAAATGCCGCAGTCGTGTAA
- a CDS encoding sensor histidine kinase: MTGDGPQPGWRSYRFLVSFLIGIAGLFDSVRSRMVIVIMGSVLPVAALGSVVIWQDYIRLNEAGIQRGKLAFSELEKYLDGETFRTVAMLQQIGQAADDSSLRNLLLLAQAASKGRYCLLAVIDGKGGLQDVLTGSDSADGNCLDIARSMTPAKQSARLWVYGGHPYLKIVQELPAADSDDEKRFLVAIQPIGWEPGLSDEASSSHDGMEKASSKSLSAWFVMDDKSLVSVCPQCAWMAPIDMTVSQAAIEARHRAEQRRIVERRASRSYVYGPVGQADFALIEVRRLPEEKRALFLLFGWIAMVAVLLLTGLVGIMVAGQKLVIEPLNQLTRDVESWLKKGKFESVADSSCMPREFRKLSGAFGTATWRLAHREAELEAALEHQKRLVAEIHHRVKNNLQIVGSLLSLQANRVSDSDTRAALLVARNRVRILSMLQRHLYVGDELADLRMAEFLPILIQQIQQTTPDDVRSRVTIEEEAGNVVLPPDLATPVVLIISEALQNALHYGFPTSRTGTVRVSLARKENILTLMVEDDSESTAALQAGLDEGGLGLQLVRGFARQIGGTLRIEEQDGLRVIVTCPVKQARREDGGKEPPIPGMRR; this comes from the coding sequence ATGACGGGAGATGGTCCTCAGCCCGGCTGGCGATCCTATCGTTTTCTGGTTTCCTTTCTGATCGGTATCGCAGGTCTGTTCGACTCGGTCAGAAGCCGGATGGTTATTGTCATCATGGGCTCTGTGCTGCCTGTCGCCGCGCTTGGAAGTGTGGTCATCTGGCAGGATTATATCCGCCTTAATGAAGCAGGTATCCAACGCGGCAAACTGGCGTTTTCAGAACTCGAAAAGTATCTCGACGGCGAAACATTTCGTACTGTTGCGATGTTGCAGCAGATTGGACAGGCTGCTGATGATAGTTCCCTCCGCAATCTGCTGCTGCTTGCTCAGGCGGCAAGCAAGGGGCGTTACTGTCTCCTTGCTGTTATCGATGGGAAAGGAGGCTTGCAGGATGTTCTGACCGGCTCGGATTCTGCTGACGGCAACTGTCTCGACATTGCCCGCAGTATGACGCCTGCCAAACAATCTGCCCGGCTGTGGGTGTACGGGGGGCACCCCTATCTGAAGATTGTTCAAGAACTTCCGGCAGCCGATAGTGACGACGAAAAACGTTTTCTGGTGGCGATCCAGCCGATCGGCTGGGAACCGGGTTTATCGGATGAGGCGTCCTCATCCCATGATGGGATGGAAAAGGCCTCTTCAAAATCCCTGTCAGCCTGGTTTGTCATGGACGACAAATCGCTGGTGTCGGTTTGCCCGCAATGTGCCTGGATGGCTCCCATTGACATGACGGTCAGTCAAGCGGCGATCGAAGCCCGCCATCGTGCTGAACAAAGGCGTATTGTGGAACGTAGGGCCAGCCGGTCCTATGTTTATGGTCCTGTTGGTCAGGCTGATTTTGCTCTCATTGAAGTTCGGCGGCTCCCGGAAGAAAAACGTGCACTTTTCCTGCTGTTTGGCTGGATTGCGATGGTTGCTGTCCTGCTGCTTACGGGTTTGGTCGGGATTATGGTGGCGGGCCAGAAGCTGGTTATCGAACCCCTGAACCAGTTGACACGGGATGTCGAAAGCTGGCTGAAGAAAGGAAAGTTCGAGAGTGTGGCGGATTCCTCCTGTATGCCGCGGGAGTTTCGCAAACTTTCCGGTGCGTTCGGGACTGCGACGTGGCGGCTGGCCCATCGTGAAGCCGAACTGGAAGCCGCATTGGAACACCAGAAGCGGCTGGTGGCGGAAATCCATCACAGGGTGAAAAACAACCTCCAGATTGTCGGCTCTCTTCTGAGTCTGCAGGCTAACCGGGTGTCAGACAGCGATACCCGTGCGGCGCTACTGGTCGCCCGGAACCGTGTGAGAATTCTCTCGATGCTACAGCGTCATCTCTATGTTGGCGACGAACTGGCTGATTTGAGAATGGCCGAGTTTCTACCCATTCTGATACAACAGATACAGCAGACCACACCGGATGATGTGCGTAGTCGGGTGACGATTGAAGAGGAGGCGGGAAATGTTGTGCTTCCGCCTGATCTGGCGACTCCTGTTGTGCTGATTATCTCCGAAGCGTTGCAGAATGCTCTGCATTATGGATTCCCGACAAGCCGGACTGGAACTGTGCGCGTCTCTCTTGCCCGGAAAGAGAATATTCTGACGCTGATGGTGGAGGATGACAGTGAGAGCACCGCCGCTTTGCAGGCGGGTCTTGATGAAGGCGGGCTTGGTTTGCAACTGGTTCGGGGATTTGCAAGACAGATCGGCGGAACCCTCCGTATCGAGGAACAGGACGGGTTGCGTGTTATCGTGACCTGTCCCGTAAAACAGGCGCGACGGGAGGACGGCGGGAAGGAGCCTCCAATTCCCGGAATGCGACGCTGA
- the cobU gene encoding bifunctional adenosylcobinamide kinase/adenosylcobinamide-phosphate guanylyltransferase, with the protein MIELVLGGVRSGKSRYAESVVKQLPAPWIYLATGQAWDAEMQERIVRHQADRGEGWRTVEEPLELADALVAAGDAPVLVDCLTLWLTNLLMAERDISVAKKRLLDALSDRKALTVLVGNEVGLGIVPENALARRFRDEAGWLHQAIAAQARKVVLSVAGVPCVIKDTSGAAKD; encoded by the coding sequence ATGATTGAACTGGTTCTGGGCGGCGTTCGTTCCGGCAAAAGTCGCTACGCCGAAAGCGTGGTGAAACAGCTTCCCGCACCGTGGATTTATCTGGCCACGGGGCAGGCGTGGGATGCGGAGATGCAGGAGCGCATCGTTCGTCATCAGGCTGATCGGGGCGAGGGCTGGCGCACGGTTGAAGAACCGCTGGAACTGGCGGATGCGCTGGTCGCGGCGGGAGATGCGCCGGTTCTGGTCGATTGCCTGACGCTGTGGCTGACAAATCTTCTGATGGCGGAGCGTGATATTTCTGTTGCGAAAAAGCGGCTGCTCGATGCGCTTTCCGACCGGAAGGCATTGACGGTGCTGGTTGGTAACGAGGTCGGTCTGGGTATTGTGCCAGAGAATGCGCTGGCGCGCCGTTTCAGGGATGAGGCTGGCTGGCTGCATCAGGCTATCGCCGCACAGGCTCGGAAAGTTGTCCTGAGCGTGGCGGGCGTTCCTTGTGTTATCAAAGATACTTCTGGTGCGGCGAAGGATTGA
- a CDS encoding NepR family anti-sigma factor, translated as MSARNRKSSSSAKSGKKEDDAFDIWLKRGLHQLFDDVANEPIPEELLRLLEEDEDDQ; from the coding sequence ATGTCAGCCAGAAACCGAAAATCCAGTTCTTCCGCAAAAAGCGGAAAGAAAGAGGACGACGCGTTCGATATCTGGCTGAAGCGTGGCCTTCATCAGCTTTTCGACGATGTCGCGAATGAGCCTATTCCGGAAGAGCTTCTTCGTCTCCTTGAGGAAGATGAGGATGATCAGTGA